Proteins encoded by one window of Oligoflexus sp.:
- a CDS encoding DUF4301 family protein: MLKGMTVAEVRELNLDVHDIQIHQQRISEGVKNRDDLFVPIEDTCRIENGGIIPQRFLHQVNRDKAQGFVAFVPAAGAASRYFKPLMDLRLALEELNQDKVEVQHKSLKQQNAVNWPLPLHLNQFIHQDRCPRITPEQAKILIEEIDLPKALLPCWKDGPTFLQMKQQEHEKIHGMLAEYYVAPLDQSAPFAEHLNERSQDNERPRYFLEQGKQLSTLRFRPDGMPYRTPEGKLSIVPAGHGMLVKLFPEIRKKTPDAHSLFIRNIDNVNGWNSDVLQETELFLVQHQMVLGTLRSIRESLHKDDLNTAAQLAEDLLQNMVNPRPMPASSWLKELEKPWQPLWKLLVQGFHCPESHAQRMRRNHQDKRALKELYDRPLNTLGQVPNSGKDVGGTAVFAHTKDGDVSICLELPHASAVDKKRFLEDPTKATHFNPVFVAAEIPVNPRAYDLEQCPFWILAEKTMLGEPVVYHEIVLYEVIGNSLTANVLFPEISRKLFHPHKTLLDGVKPTT; this comes from the coding sequence ACGTGCCGGATCGAGAATGGGGGCATCATCCCCCAGCGGTTTCTCCACCAGGTGAATCGAGATAAAGCGCAGGGTTTTGTGGCTTTTGTTCCAGCAGCTGGGGCCGCGAGCCGTTATTTCAAGCCCCTGATGGATTTACGCCTCGCCCTTGAAGAGTTGAACCAGGATAAAGTCGAAGTCCAGCACAAGAGCCTGAAACAGCAGAATGCCGTGAATTGGCCTTTGCCCTTGCACCTCAACCAGTTCATCCATCAGGACCGCTGCCCCCGCATCACGCCCGAACAGGCGAAAATCCTCATCGAAGAGATCGATCTGCCCAAGGCTCTTCTTCCCTGCTGGAAAGATGGCCCCACCTTTCTGCAGATGAAGCAGCAGGAGCACGAAAAAATCCATGGCATGCTCGCCGAGTATTACGTCGCGCCTTTGGATCAATCCGCGCCCTTCGCCGAGCACCTGAATGAAAGAAGTCAGGACAATGAGCGTCCGCGCTATTTCCTGGAGCAGGGCAAGCAGCTGTCGACGCTGCGCTTTCGTCCCGATGGAATGCCCTACCGCACACCCGAGGGCAAATTATCCATCGTACCGGCCGGTCATGGGATGCTGGTGAAGCTCTTTCCCGAGATTCGGAAGAAAACCCCTGACGCGCATTCGCTTTTCATTCGCAATATCGACAATGTCAACGGCTGGAACTCGGACGTCCTTCAGGAAACCGAACTCTTCCTCGTCCAGCATCAGATGGTTTTAGGCACGCTCCGCAGCATTCGGGAGAGCCTTCACAAGGATGATCTGAATACCGCCGCGCAACTGGCCGAAGATCTTTTGCAGAACATGGTGAATCCAAGGCCGATGCCGGCCAGCTCCTGGCTCAAGGAGCTGGAAAAACCCTGGCAGCCCCTTTGGAAGCTCCTCGTGCAGGGCTTTCATTGCCCCGAATCCCACGCGCAAAGGATGCGCAGGAATCATCAGGACAAGCGCGCGCTCAAGGAACTTTACGATAGGCCGCTGAACACCCTCGGCCAGGTCCCGAACAGCGGGAAGGATGTGGGCGGCACAGCAGTTTTTGCCCACACCAAGGACGGTGACGTCAGTATCTGCCTTGAACTGCCGCATGCCAGCGCCGTGGATAAAAAGCGCTTCCTGGAAGATCCGACGAAGGCCACCCACTTCAATCCGGTCTTCGTCGCGGCCGAGATTCCGGTGAACCCGCGCGCCTATGATCTTGAGCAATGTCCATTCTGGATTCTCGCCGAAAAAACCATGCTGGGGGAACCCGTGGTTTATCACGAGATCGTGCTTTATGAAGTGATCGGCAATAGTCTGACGGCGAATGTCCTTTTTCCCGAGATTTCCCGGAAATTGTTTCATCCCCACAAGACTCTGCTCGACGGTGTGAAACCCACGACTTAA
- a CDS encoding LysR family transcriptional regulator codes for MSLLARLNLNYLRIFLVVYRTRSMTLAAKQLHLTQSGVSQQIKSLEDTLGIILFDRINRKIIPTDEAEQLYAECSRRLDDLENTLRQISNQDNELQGRVKVGISPSLRERRITELLAEFGRQHPKVKFDMRVGLANELSTWFEKGRLDFAFADAFVNEPNIEFDEVASDPYDLICHEDFLQQFKEGDELFDNYCRMPFVNYVEAPELLNAWFKKNFNRLPKELDVRCTVMDHHAVADFVREGMGAGLLPEASLQSLLNREPKLRRLHVKATVSNRIRVAYLRKRTMGLAAKICLQWISEQMGKASLPASDKADK; via the coding sequence ATGTCTTTGCTGGCCCGACTCAACCTCAATTATCTACGCATTTTTCTCGTGGTGTATCGTACGCGCAGTATGACTTTGGCAGCCAAGCAGTTGCATTTGACTCAATCGGGAGTCAGTCAGCAGATCAAGTCGCTGGAAGATACGCTCGGTATTATCCTCTTTGATCGTATCAACCGGAAAATCATCCCAACCGATGAAGCTGAACAGCTCTATGCCGAGTGTTCCCGGCGTCTGGACGATCTGGAGAATACGCTGCGGCAGATATCCAATCAGGACAATGAGCTTCAGGGTCGCGTCAAAGTTGGAATCTCGCCGTCCCTTCGCGAGCGTCGGATCACCGAGCTGCTCGCGGAATTCGGACGGCAGCATCCCAAAGTGAAATTCGACATGCGGGTGGGATTGGCGAATGAGCTGAGCACCTGGTTTGAAAAGGGCCGGCTCGACTTCGCCTTTGCCGACGCCTTCGTCAACGAACCCAATATCGAATTCGATGAGGTCGCGAGCGATCCTTACGACCTTATCTGTCACGAGGACTTTCTCCAGCAGTTCAAGGAAGGCGATGAGCTTTTCGATAACTACTGTCGCATGCCCTTCGTGAATTACGTGGAGGCCCCGGAGCTTCTGAACGCCTGGTTCAAGAAGAACTTCAACCGCCTGCCGAAGGAACTCGATGTCCGCTGCACCGTGATGGATCATCACGCCGTGGCCGATTTCGTTCGGGAGGGCATGGGCGCGGGCCTTCTGCCGGAGGCGAGCCTGCAGAGCCTGCTCAATCGCGAGCCGAAATTGCGTCGTCTGCATGTGAAGGCCACCGTTTCGAATCGGATTCGAGTGGCCTACCTACGGAAGCGTACCATGGGCCTGGCGGCGAAGATCTGCCTGCAATGGATTTCGGAACAGATGGGCAAAGCCTCGCTTCCCGCTTCCGACAAGGCCGACAAGTAA